From a single Solanum dulcamara chromosome 4, daSolDulc1.2, whole genome shotgun sequence genomic region:
- the LOC129887671 gene encoding uncharacterized protein LOC129887671 isoform X1, whose translation MSTVVELEIEDHQLVKNIQDLSIQEQTKMKSNSEERRQVDCVNNHHGVCAICLNKIVLQETALVKGCEHAYCVTCILQWATYKKEPTCPQCKHPFEFLHIHRSLDGSIQDYMFEESVCLLLRASWFKPLIVEEKQEVDDDMDYHYAYEDDEELEDFHFTSSPRLHIGNRRWGDNGYVRAGRQEARPAHRPNSQDSGAGSSRQTKKKETAVPKETVGRRAKRALKREAADKAAAEKHQQHLLRLGRI comes from the exons ATGTCTACAGTTGTCGAGCTTGAGATTGAGGATCATCAACTCGTGAAAAATATTCAAGATTTATCTATTCAAGAACAG ACTAAAATGAAGAGCAATTCTGAGGAAAGGCGCCAAGTGGATTGTGTGAACAACCATCATGGTGTCTGTGCCatatgtttgaataagatagTGCTTCAAGAAACTGCTCTTGTAAAAGGTTGCGAGCATGCCTACTG TGTGACATGCATCCTTCAATGGGCAACCTACAAGAAGGAACCAACATGCCCTCAGTGTAAACATCCATTTGAGTTTCTCCACATCCATCGCTCACTTGATGGAAG TATCCAGGACTACATGTTCGAGGAGAGTGTCTGCCTTCTCCTGAGAGCATCATGGTTCAAACCCTTGATTGTGGAGGAAAAACAAGAAGTCGATGATGACATGGATTACCACTATGCATATGAGGATGACGAAGAACTAGAAGACTTCCATTTTACTAGTTCACCAAGGCTCCACATAGGCAACAGGAGATGGGGCGATAATGGTTATGTCAGGGCAGGAAGGCAAGAAGCAAGACCCGCTCATCGACCAAACTCCCAGGACTCAGGTGCTGGCTCGTCACGCCAGACTAAGAAGAAAGAGACTGCTGTTCCTAAAGAAACTGTTGGTCGGCGTGCAAAGAGGGCACTCAAGCGTGAAGCTGCTGATAAGGCTGCTGCTGAAAAGCACCAGCAACATTTGTTGAGGCTGGGTCGGATATGA
- the LOC129887671 gene encoding uncharacterized protein LOC129887671 isoform X2 — protein MSTVVELEIEDHQLVKNIQDLSIQEQTKMKSNSEERRQVDCVNNHHGVCAICLNKIVLQETALVKGCEHAYCIQDYMFEESVCLLLRASWFKPLIVEEKQEVDDDMDYHYAYEDDEELEDFHFTSSPRLHIGNRRWGDNGYVRAGRQEARPAHRPNSQDSGAGSSRQTKKKETAVPKETVGRRAKRALKREAADKAAAEKHQQHLLRLGRI, from the exons ATGTCTACAGTTGTCGAGCTTGAGATTGAGGATCATCAACTCGTGAAAAATATTCAAGATTTATCTATTCAAGAACAG ACTAAAATGAAGAGCAATTCTGAGGAAAGGCGCCAAGTGGATTGTGTGAACAACCATCATGGTGTCTGTGCCatatgtttgaataagatagTGCTTCAAGAAACTGCTCTTGTAAAAGGTTGCGAGCATGCCTACTG TATCCAGGACTACATGTTCGAGGAGAGTGTCTGCCTTCTCCTGAGAGCATCATGGTTCAAACCCTTGATTGTGGAGGAAAAACAAGAAGTCGATGATGACATGGATTACCACTATGCATATGAGGATGACGAAGAACTAGAAGACTTCCATTTTACTAGTTCACCAAGGCTCCACATAGGCAACAGGAGATGGGGCGATAATGGTTATGTCAGGGCAGGAAGGCAAGAAGCAAGACCCGCTCATCGACCAAACTCCCAGGACTCAGGTGCTGGCTCGTCACGCCAGACTAAGAAGAAAGAGACTGCTGTTCCTAAAGAAACTGTTGGTCGGCGTGCAAAGAGGGCACTCAAGCGTGAAGCTGCTGATAAGGCTGCTGCTGAAAAGCACCAGCAACATTTGTTGAGGCTGGGTCGGATATGA